The genomic interval TGTTCGTAAACTGAGTAGCTGACTTGTAGTATGTGTCCTCATGTAATTAAAAGAACGAGTAGGTCAAAGGTCTGGACTCTCAGGAGGCTTTGCCCTGGCATGAGCATGGGTTTCACAGTATAGCTCATCATCTATAAAATAGTATCCTTTTTGTTTTAGGTTTTCTTCACATTCAGCGCACACAAAACAGTCCGGATGACGAAACTTATCTTGAACCTTCACAACTGTCCCACTgagaaaacagacagacagaacaaatcAGAGATAGCCATGCACAGAGGTAAATTTAACATGCTTAATTTCTGAATAAAACTATGAACTTCCACTGTCCTGACTTACATTATGCCGTTACCACACTTATCACACATTGGTAGCTTGTGCAAGTTCCCCGCAGGAGCAGATGACTTGGTCATAGGGGCGCGTACTTTCCTTTTCACTAATGGACATGTACCTGTCAGTCAAAAAGATCTGAATCAGTcatgtttacattttgtaaagCTGAATGAATCCAATCCAGCTGGAGATTTTGGAAGTACTGTTTAATGtagtgtaccgtattttccgcactttAAGGCACACCGGATTATAAggtgcaccttcaatgaatgggcTATTTTAGAACTCTTTTCATATATAGggtgcaccggattataaggggtatagaatagaagatactgcagtcaaacgtttgactgggtttgcgttatgcatccactagatgaagctgtgctaaagggaatgtcaacattttgacagcgccttgatccatatactgtataaggcgctccggattataaaccgcactgtcgttttttgagaaaattaaaggcttttaagtgcgccttatagttCGGAAAATACGGTACCCTAAACACTGCGATTCgaacatttgtttacatgtgcaATATCTATTCAGAGGAAACATGTCACCTGATCTAATATGAGCAAAACCCccagttttttttaatgacaccTAAAATATGTCAGAAATTTGTTTTAGCACATATTCCAGTGttgatttaatgtattatttaacaaAAGTGAACAATAATGCAATATTGATTCCGTAGATCAGCGTTACATGTAATATGTTCTTGAGTGTCAAGTGTGTATACGCATGTGGGTATTATGTTCTCACTCTTGTATTGTGTATAGTACTGTATATTgtactacttaaaaaaaatgcagtagtaaataaaactaatattactggagcatgttttacaagaaaataaaatttcagtttttctacttaaagtgacacatttaattcattatgtttaaatgaatgtgatgaacttgccatttttttttttattttttttttttactttttatcaatttactagcaatttatgagtgGAAACTGTATCAAAGTAAATCCTAccccatttttttttgtttgtagtgCACATCCAAGAGTGCATATTAAATATTCAGtctctcttgtttttgtgtctatCTGTTGctgttaatgtgtgtttgtcaTACCCTCACTGTCAATAAAGCTCTGTATTGCTTTAAAAGATCCCGACTGTCGCGGTTCATGAGGTTCATCCTCATCTTGATCTCTTTGCAGCATCCGATATACTTCGGACTCCTCTATATTGTTAAGTTTCCTAGGACTACACACACATCATTTCAATGTAGAATCAAACAGAATGTTCACTGGATTTCAATAAACAATGATACCCGAGCATGAAGTGTGTGAAGTGTAGAACATTCACCTTCCTGGTTTGCCATGGATGAGGCCCTTGAGTTGCCCTTGTAAGGCGTCCTGGATATTGCCTGAAGAGTAAAGGCCAATAGGGGAGTTGTAGGTTGGGCTCACCACCTGACGTGTTTCATCGATGTTGGCTGCGGCCACAAATGGCGAAGCCTTTCGATTATGGCCTGTTCCTATTGGACTGTACTCCTTTCAGGCGAAATTATAAGCATTAGATCATATCAGACCACATTATACAGATGGACATCGTACACAAAATATGAAGACACATACTTGTCTCTCTGCCTCTAGGTTAATTTTAAATGGATGGCTTTTGTTTTGTTCAGTGACACTTGGTGACCACAGCTTAGTCTCTGGTCTGCAAAACAATAATATGATCTCATGTGTAATTATTTCCTGCTTTTCCTAGATGGTCTGtttataattattcaaatacattcAAACCCCCCAAAATCTTAAAAAGCTAATGTTCATCAACTGCCATCTAATGCATGTGGTGCAGTGTGCAAAATTGTGTGCTGCTGTCCAGCAAGTTCTACCCAAGTACATTcatatgacctctgacctctctacAGTAAGTGTGAGCTGGTAGGTGGCATCCTTGATTAGATTCTGAGCCTCAGAGTGCATCATGTTTTCTGCAGAAACTCCATCTATTGCTAAGATGATGTCTCCAGGAGAGAGGTTGACTCTGGAAGCTTTACTTCCTGGTGAtacctgaaaacacacaaaaaagtagaGCCAACTAAAGGAGCCAACTAAAATTGTTAGCTAATAGCAAAGCTCCAATTCCCATTCTTACTCATGTTTAATGTACACAAGATGTTTAAAAAGTacattcttcttcttcctcttcttttttcttcttctacaaTTAATTAttagtgaaagtttttttttttttggaatagtaATATTTTAAGATGAACACTGATTGAAGAATTATCCATCTTATTAACATCAAGTGACTGTCATAAAGagattttgaaatattatgtTGAAATGTGAATAGCAAATATGATTCACAAGACTTTTGTGGAATATTTATTTGTCAATCTCTCAGTCATCAATGTATTGTTGCTTTGCATGTTTTGTTCCTCataataaaaactacagagcGTTGATCATTAAAATtgtatatgcatttaatataagCCTGTTAAACTGTTTTAAAGATCTCATTGACTTAAATTAAAAGCTATCCGAATTTATAAAAGTCAGCAGCTGCTGACCTGGTATGTCATAGGAACCAGAAGTCGCCACAAGGATAGAAGTAGCTACTAGTTAATGTTTACCCTGTGGGGACATTTTAGTCCCCATGAGGaatacagtttataaataatacagaattaagtgttttgaaaatctaaaaatgcagaacgTTTTGTGTGAAGGGCAAGTCTATAGGGTGAGGGTAAGGGCATAGACAATGAAGTTTATACATAAAAAACCATTACTTCCATTAAATGTTctcataaaacatggaaaccagtatgtctctctctctctctctctctctctctgtttgtgtgtgtgtgtgtgtctgaatgtgtATGTGTAAGTCCTTGTCATTGGTATGTGCACCCATGTAAACTGCTCTCCACAGTAAACATGCTGGGGAAAATAACAGTCTCAAGAGAAGTTCTGCAGTCCCGCTGTTATCAGTGCTCAGAACAAACTGCTGGAGAATAATTATATGAAACTGCACATGCACTGCATTATTTGACTTGCATTACATGAGCAGAATGGCATGCATAAGTCTATAAGAGCCAAATGTAAAGGTGCATCCATCATATCGTTCATATATCATAAGGCATTCTGGGTGCAGAGGGGTTATCTGTGGAATTGCACTGGTTTGGAAATAGTTTAGATCCTGACTCCTACAGTAAATAAGCTCTTTATCAGCAAGCACAAAGAAGGATCAAGAACCTCAATATGTTTCTTATAGTCTCTTATCCATTCATCCCAGATGTACTTTTAGTGCTGCAGAgcagctttctttttaatttgatttctaAATTCATGAGTCCCTTTATACTTTATATGCTCAAATATAATCCACTTGAAGGCATTTGCTCCACAAACAGAGCAGAACAGACACAAtcaagatgattttcacaaagcaaaacaaagatttttattcCGTATTTATGTCTTTTTGTCTAGTTAAATGTCTCAACATCCTTAAAACATGATCAATCTTGTTCAGAAGTACAACTGCATAATATAGCAAGtctgttttaagcataaatcaaacattttgtaatgtttatgtcattttatatCACCCAGTTCTG from Carassius auratus strain Wakin chromosome 26, ASM336829v1, whole genome shotgun sequence carries:
- the LOC113044174 gene encoding PDZ and LIM domain protein 3-like, whose amino-acid sequence is MKKKKERERYKEREIALTLEEWSSFSSKGFRAEFSITLETHTPAVDMPFSVVLDGHAPWGFRLIGGRDFSQPLTVAKVSPGSKASRVNLSPGDIILAIDGVSAENMMHSEAQNLIKDATYQLTLTVERPETKLWSPSVTEQNKSHPFKINLEAERQEYSPIGTGHNRKASPFVAAANIDETRQVVSPTYNSPIGLYSSGNIQDALQGQLKGLIHGKPGSPRKLNNIEESEVYRMLQRDQDEDEPHEPRQSGSFKAIQSFIDSEGTCPLVKRKVRAPMTKSSAPAGNLHKLPMCDKCGNGIIGTVVKVQDKFRHPDCFVCAECEENLKQKGYYFIDDELYCETHAHARAKPPESPDL